The DNA window ttgtaaaaactaatatgaTAGTGCACTACAGATCTACATAAACCAGATAATTGTGCTGTGCACCTTCAGAGAAACAGTACAGTTTATATTATTCAACCTTAAACTGTTCCTGGCAAGAACTACCACTaacaaaaacaaagataaaaaaataataagactcGAGACACATAGTGTTAACTTTACAAAAGGAGAATAACACTGTACATCTTAAAAACGTCGCATATACACAGCCTAACCATTCTTGTATCTGCTGTATTACGTTTGAAGATGTGAATCATGTACAATTGGGGTTATGGCATGAACAAGAACCTAGGCCACATCAGTAGCTAATCTactcatcatcctcctcctcttcGTCGTCCTCCTCCTCATCGTCGTCTTCATCCTCCTCATCATCCTCCCCACCTTCTTTCTTTGAAAAGCCTGCAATTCCCTTTGTGCGGTACAGGGCAATATCCTACAGAAGATAAAAGCATTAACAAATGAGGCAAGTGCATCTACAAGCTAGCAAGTAAATGTAGGAAAAGGCTGCTTTACCTTGTCGTACTTCTCCTTGAGCTTTGCGGCTTTCTTTTCATAGGGCTGCTTCACTTCAGCTGATGAGCTGTTCCACATTTCTCCAAGCTTTTTGGCAATGTCGCCGATGGACAGACCAGGGTTTTCACCCTTTATCTTAGGGCGGTAATCACCACAGAAAATGAAGAACGCTGAcctttgggggaaaaaaacatgcattcaAATCAACCTATTTGTTCCCTTCATGCTTTCAATGGAAGTGCAAAGAGTGAACGTACGGTGGTCTCTTGGGTGCGTTGGGATCCTTAAACCTCTTCTTCTTCTCACCCTTTGGTGGGATGTAGTTCTTCATTTCCCTCTCATAGCGAACCTTATCTTGCTTGGCCATATCCTCAAACTTGCCCTTCTCTTTGGCAGACATTGTCTGTTCAGAATGAGAAAAGGCTTTAACAAAAGTGTAAGGTGTGTGTCTTGTTCGTTACTTATTTCTAAATGTCaccttttttccccccaaatatTCCTTAGAAAAATCAACAAATGTACTATTTTTATAACAGCATAATATTCATCCAGTACCTTCCATCGCTCTGAACACTTCTTGGAGAATTCAGAGAAGTTCACACTGGCTTCAGGGTGCTTCTTTTTGTGCTCCTCACGACAGGTTTGCACAAAGTAGGCATAAGAGGACATCTTTCCTCTGGGCTTCCTTGGATCTTTACCCATCTTTATCCTCTGGAAAacaaaatattctaaaataaGTGAAAGTGACATGCTATAATGACTTATAATACGGtttcttatttaattaattgGTATATTAACATATGATAAATGAGCATCATGTCATGTGCAAGTAAAGTGTCTTAGTTAATATTtcgagtaatttaataaatttaatttaatattttaggtTCTTTAGCTCTATAAAATGCTATGTAGTGTATGTAGTTTTCAAAACAGTgacatatacaaaaatatataatatacatagtGAGCAAAGTGTCTACTTTaatgatttaagtattttttgtGAACATAATAGAAACATGGGTGAAACTCAGTTTTTTCATCATCCAGTGTAGCAgacacatttatgtaatatagaaacaatgtacaaaaaaaatgactgtcatgtacatatatatatacacatatatatgcacgtgtatatatatgtgtgtgtgtgcaataatACTAggttaaatgttattatattttaaaagataaaaacaaaatgggTGAAGGAGTACATTGTTGTGTTTTCAAATAACGTTATTTCTGTAAATATACAAgaaaaatatgctatataaacTACTTTTTAGTCATGATGACACAATCtaatatatgtaataaattaaacctttataaaaattttattgttTGATGCTTATAAATAATCCAGTTGTGTATATTGATATCTGCATGATGAGATGTACATTGAAATCGCATTACGAAGATGGACGCTGAGATGCACAAAGACCGCCTCAGGTTCACGGTGAAAGACAAGGACATCCTCCATTAGACGAATAAAAAATGCCATATTTGATGGTTTCATATTAATTCACactcttttattttactttatgtatatcatgcattaatgcaacattTGCATAGTTTTCTACTAAAAGCGGGCAGATACATCATATAGGGCCCGCCTTAAAATGCCTAATCGGTGCAacaataatatttcttcttccattttgaaAAAGCCGTCTTCATGAGAGAAAGTCCCCCTCAATTGTCTCCTCCCACATTCCTGGGTAATTTCGAGGACCCAAAATCACCGCACTTGGTCCGTTTTTCGCCTCTGGCCCGCCGCTTTGCGATATTATCGCCTCTCCTATGGAAGAAGTCGGTCTATGGACACAGTGTCTGTAACTATAAGCGCTTTGCAATGGGAGTTTCGCTCCCGTAAGGCCGCCGTTCAACTGGAGCCACATGAGCACAGTTAGCAGAGCCAacatggctctctctctctctcgcgctctctctctctccctttatGTCTGCTAGGCAGAGCTCAATACACAAAACACCGGCGGTGGAAAAcagtaaaaatactattttactacCTCTTTCAAGGTCGAAAAACACTAGCATTCACTAAAACATACGTTCGGGCTTTCTAACGAGCTGAAAAAAGCACCGCAAATGAGCTTggtttaattttctttctttagttaAGTTGAACGCCGCTTACACCCCGTCAGTCTCCATCCCCCGCCACTCACAAGCAAAACGCACAGACTATCCTCCGCAAGCCAGCCATATTATATTACAGGACACGGCCGCACACGTCCCGTTGTGAATGACCAAAGAGAAAACGCATAAAACGACGAGCACACTCCCTGAGGACCGATGAATCTGCCCGCGGTGTTATTTTAGTCTGTACGTGAGAACGCCTCGCACGTCACTGCCTCACACAATAACAGCTTTAACTGAGACCTCAAAAAGCTAACTGCTTTAGCTGGGATGGCTACCTGACAAATATTACAACCCATCCTATTAAAGAGAGCTAGAATACTGTCATTTCTAAAGAAAAATAGCAGCAATGTATTTTTCTCAGAAGATTTTTTCCAGTCAGGACATTTCACTACTAAGCACTGACTGAATGACGGGCGAATAGATCTGACAAAGATTGGTCACTGCGTTCACCAAATACGCAACTACCAAGGGAAATTACGACgttttttgaaaaaattattcattaagGACTTGACAAGCATATTTTGACAAAATTCACCAACCTTCTCTATCTGCAGCTTCTGTGGATGCCTAGATAATGGGGCTTTGAAGTACAATAACACCGATGCGCGCTCTTCCAAGTGCGTGTTGAGCTCCCCGTTCACGAGAGACACAGTCTACAGTCACGAATCCTATTGGCTACCGCCAAGTCTTGAACGCCTGTGATTGGCTGCCGGCGCACTATAGTCCCTACGATAGCTGAGCTGTGGTTGGCTGTTCGTTGGCTCAACGTCATTTATTTTCAACGGCGCGTGAATATGAAAAACCATCCATTGGAGCAAGTGTAATGGTATGAGACACCATTTGTACTGCTATAGACTTACTGTAGTACATGTACATACACCGTTAACGTTAAAGGAAAGGTTTTAAAGTATATAATGGACATTTGCAATAAGTCCAttgtatttaaagtattttacagCAAAACTACGCATCAGTAACTGTCGTAAGAAAAAAAGATACCATCAGGGTGAAAATGATGGAGACGTGGAGGGGTCTGGCTCTTTAAACATCCATAGTGTTGTAAAACAATCTGTTTTAagaattaaacaaatttaaatctgcatattagctAATTCAGAAGCATTGCAGACATTCTCTCTTAAGTAACATTTCATTAACTACTGTCAAATTTAAcattgattaataaattaattataattatttgttatcgttatttttttttattttacaaagctgTTATAAACAGATTTAACAAACATGAGATCTAAGAGGAATCACCTTATCTATAATAATgcctataataatttttataatcaaCAATCATTTTTATGCC is part of the Danio rerio strain Tuebingen ecotype United States chromosome 15, GRCz12tu, whole genome shotgun sequence genome and encodes:
- the hmgb1b gene encoding high mobility group protein B1b, whose amino-acid sequence is MGKDPRKPRGKMSSYAYFVQTCREEHKKKHPEASVNFSEFSKKCSERWKTMSAKEKGKFEDMAKQDKVRYEREMKNYIPPKGEKKKRFKDPNAPKRPPSAFFIFCGDYRPKIKGENPGLSIGDIAKKLGEMWNSSSAEVKQPYEKKAAKLKEKYDKDIALYRTKGIAGFSKKEGGEDDEEDEDDDEEEDDEEEEDDE